One Streptomyces dangxiongensis genomic window, GGGACTCGTCGGCTTCCGGCTGGGTGGTGTCGTGGACGGTCTCCCGGCTGGCGGTGCTGTCGGTGGCCGGAGAGATGCCGGTGTGGGCGGTGTCGTCGGTGTCGATGAGGACGATGCGGTCGGGGTTCTCCGCCTGGGCGGCACGGACGAGGCCCCACACGGCCGCCCCCGCCGGGTCGGTCACCGTCTCCTCACCGTCGGCGGGCACCGCGCCCCGGGTGACGACGACGAGCCGCGACTCCGCGAGCCGCTCGTCGGCCAGCCAGGCCCGCAGGACGTCCAGCACGTGGGAGGTGCGGTCCAGGGCGTCGCCGGGTCCGTCGGCCGGCACGACCAGGACCTCCGGTACGGCGTCCGTGACGGCCGGTCCTGCGAGGTCGGCGGCGTTGGCCACCCGCGCCCACGACGGTGCCGGTGTGCCCGCGCGGGCGGGCGCGGGCAGGTCGGTCCACTCCACGCGGAACAGGGCGTCGGCGCCGGGTGCACCGGCGGCGGCCTGTAGCTGTTCCGCGCTCACCGCGCGGAACACCAGCGACTCCGTCGTCAGCACCGGGTCGCCGGTCTCGTCGGCGGCCTGCACCGACACCGCGTCGGGTCCGGAGGGTGCCACGCGCACGCGCAGCGCCGAGGCCCCGGAGGCGTGCAGCGCCAGCCGTCTCCAGGCGAACGGCAGCACCGTGCGCGGCCCGTCGCCCGGAGCGGGCGCGTCGGCCGGGGCGACGAAGCCGTTGGCGTGCAGGGCGGCGTCCAGCAGTGCGGGATGGATACCGAACCGCGCGGCCTCCTCGCGCTGCCCGTCCGGCAGAGCGACCTCGGCGTACACCTCGTCGCCGCGCCGCCACACCGCCCGCAGCCCCTGGAACACCGGGCCGTACGTGTAGCCCTGCTCGATGAGGCCGGAGTAGAAGGCGTCGACGTCCACCTCGACCTGCTCGGCGCCGAGCGGCGGCCAGGCGGTGAAGTCGAACATGCCGGTGCCGGTGGTGGTGAGCGTGGTGATGAGGGTGCCGGTGGCGTGCCGGGTCCAGACGTCGGAGCCGATCTCGCCGACCGTGTCTTCACGCGCCGAGTAGACCGACACGGTCCGCAGTCCGCTGTCGTCGGGGCCGCCGACGGCGACCTGGACACGGACACCGCCGTGTTCCGGGACGACCAGCGGTGCTTCGATGACGAGTTCGTCCAGCACTCCGCTGCCGACCTCGTCACCGGCCCGCACGGCCAGCTCGACCAGCCCGGTGCCGGGCACCAGGACCACACCGCCCACGGCGTGGTCGGCGAGCCAGGGGTGGGTGCGCAGGGACAGCCGGGAGGTGAACAGCACCCCGCCGGTCTCCGGGACCTCCACCACCGCACCCAGCAACGGGTGGTCCGCCGTGCCCTGGCCCAGGGCGGTGGCGTCGGTGACGGGAGCCGCCGGAAGCCAGAAGTGGCGGTGGTCGAAGGCGTACGTCGGCAGGTCCACGCGGGCCTCTGTGGCACCCTTCGGGAGGGTGGCCGCCCAGTTCACCCCGGCACCCCGTACGAAGAGGTGGGCCACGGCCACGAGCAGGGTCTGCGCCTCGTCGCGGTCGTCGCGCAGGGCCGGAACGCTCACCGCATCCTCGGCCGCACACTCACCGATCGCACCGGCCAGGGCGCCGCCGGGACCGAGTTCCAGGAACACCGACCCGCCCGACGCGGCGATACCGTCGGCGAAACGCACCGGACGACGAACGTGATCCACCCAGTAAGCAGGGTCGGACAACTGACCCGGCTCGGCCAGCTCTCCGGTCACGTTCGACACCACCGGGACGGCAGGCTCGTTCCAGGTCAGCCCCGACAGCACCTCGCCGAACTCGGCCAGCATCGGCTCCATCAACGCCGAATGGAACGCATGCGAGACGGTCAGCCGTTTCACCCGGCGGCCCTGCTCGCGCAGCCGGTCCGCCACCGCCACGACGGCATCCTCGTCACCCGACAGGACAACCGACGCGGGCCCGTTCACCGCCGCAAGATCCACACCTGCGCCCAGGTGTTCACCGACCTCCGCCTCGCTCGCCGCCACCGCCACCATCGCCCCACCCGACGGCAGGGCCTGCATCAACCGACCCCGAGCAGCCACCAGCACCGCCGCGTCCGTCAGCGACAACACCCCGGCGACATGCGCGGCCACAACCTCGCCGATCGAATGCCCGGCCACCACATCCGGCCGCACACCCCACGACTCCACGAGCCGGAACAACGCCGACTCCACCGCGAACAGACCCGCCTGCGTGAACACCGTCCGATCCAGCAGGCCCTCACCCGCCCCGAAGACCACATCCCGCACCGAATGCCCCACCGCACCCGCGAGCTGCGCGTCCAACGCCGCACACGCCTCGTCCAACGCCCGCGCGAACACCGGATACCGCTCATACAACTCCGCGCCCATACCCACCCGCTGGGAACCCTGGCCCGGGAACACGAACACTGACCTGCCGCCGGTGTCCGTGCCCGTCACCACGAGGGGCGAGGTTCCGCCCACGGCCAGCGTCTCCAGTCCGGCCACCGCTTCCTCCGGTGTCCCGGCGACCACCACGGCGCGCTCGGACAGCGTCGCCCGCCGGGACACCAACGCCCCCGCGACGGCGGTCAGCGGCGCGCCGGTACGGCGGACGAACTCCGCCAGCCGGCCCGCCTGCCCGGTGAGAGCACCCGCACCGCGCGCGGAGACGACCACCGGGATCATGCCGTCGACCGGAGCGACCACCGGCTCGGTGACATCCTCCTGCGGCGCCTGCTCCAGGATGACGTGCGCGTTCGTACCGCTCACGCCGAACCCGGACACGCCCGCCCGGCGCGGCCGGCTCACCTCCGGCCACGCGCGGGCCTCCGTCAGCAGCTCGACTGCGCCGTCCGCCCAGTCGACCTGGGACGTCGGGGTGTCGACGTGCAGCGTGGCCGGGAGCACGCCGTGTTGCATGGCCTGCACCATCTTGATCACGCCGGCCACGCCCGCGGCCATCTGGGTGTGCCCGATGTTCGACTTCAAGGAGCCGAGCCACAGCGGCTGTTCGCGGTCCTGGCCGTAGGTGGCGAGGAGGGCCTGTGCCTCGATCGGGTCGCCGAGGACGGTGCCGGTGCCGTGGCCCTCGACCGCGTCCACGTCCGCCGGGGTCAGTCCCGCGTTCGCGAGCGCCCTGCGGATGACCCGCTGCTGGGAGGGGCCGTTGGGGGCCGTGAGCCCGTTGGAGGCGCCGTCCTGGTTGACCGCGCTGCCGCGGACGACCGCCAGCACCCGGTGACCCTTGCGCCGTGCCTCCGACAGCCGCTCCAGTACGACCACACCCGCGCCCTCGGCCCAGCCCGTGCCGTCGGCGGCGTCCGCGTACGACTTACAGCGCCCGTCCGAGGCCAGGCCCCGCTGCCGCGAGAACTCGACGAAGGTACCCGGGGTCGCCATGACGGTCGCGCCGCCGGCGAGGGCCATCGAGCACTCGCCGTTGCGCAGGGCCTGGGCCGCGAGGTGGATGGCGACGAGGGACGAGGAGCACGCCGTGTCCACGGTCACCGCGGGCCCCTCGAAGCCGAACACGTAGGCGACGCGGCCTGAGGCCACGCTGCCCATGCCTCCCGTGCCGGTGAAGCCCTCCAGCTCGGGCGGCACCGGCCCCGACGTGCCGTAGCCCTGGCCCATCAGGCCGGAGAACACGCCGACGTCGGTGCCCTTGAGGGAGGTCGGGTCGAGGCCGGCCCGCTCCAGCGCCTCCCACGATGTTTCCAGGAGCAGCCGCTGCTGCGGGTCCATCGCCAGCGCCTCACGCGGCGAGATGCCGAAGAAGGCGGCGTCGAACAGGGCGGCGTCGTAGAGGAATCCCCCCTGGCTCACATAGGAGGTGCCGGTCCGGTCCGGGTCGTCGCTGAAGAAGCCGCTCAGGTCCCAGCCGCGGTCGTCGGGGAAGCCGGACATCGCGTCCCGGCCCTCGGTCACCAGCCGCCAGAGTGCGTCGGGGGTGTCGACACCGCCGGGCAGCCGGCACGCCATGCCGACGATCGCGATCGGCTCATCCGGGTCGGCGGGCGCGCTGAGCGTCACGGTGGGCGGCACCGACACCGTCTCCCCCAGCTCGCCGTGCAGGTGGCGGGCGAGGGAGAGCGGGTTCGGGTGGTCGAAGACGACCGTGGCGGCCAGTTTGAGGCCGGTGGCGTCGCGGAGCCGGTTGCGCAACTCGACCGAGGTGAGCGAGTCGAACCCGGAGTCGCGGAACGCGGTGTCCTGCTTGATGCCCTCCGGACCGGCGTGCCCGAGGACGGTCGCCGCGTGCGTGCGCACCAGGTCCAGCAGCAACGCCTCCTGCTCCACCGCACCCAACCCGGCCAGCCGGTCCGCCAGGCCTCCGCCGCTTTCCCCGGCCGCGGCCCGCACAGTCTGCCGTCCGGTGCGCACCAGGCCGCGCAGGAGCGTGGGAATGGCGCGGCCGGCACCGGCGTCGGTGCGTAGCTGCCGCAGGTCCAGTCTGGCCGGGACGAGCAGGGCCTCACCGGTGCCCAGGGCGGCGTCGAAGAGGTTCATGCCCTCCTCCGGCGACATGGGGAGCACGCCGCCTCGCCGGTTCATCCGGCTGCGGGTGAGGTCGTCCATGCCGGCCGCCATACCGCCGGTGGCCTGATCCCACAGGCCCCAGGCGAGGGAGGTGGCGGGGAAGCCCGCCGCCTGGCGCTGGTGGGCCACGGCGTCCAGGAAGGCGTTGGCCGCCGCGTAGCTGCCGGTGCCCGCGCCGAGGAAGACGGACGAGACGGAGGAGAAGACGACGAACGCCGCCAGTTCCGGTACGAGTTCGCGGGTCAGTTCGTCCAGGTGCCGTACCGCGGTCACCTTCGGCGCGAACACCTGCGCCACCTGCTCGGGACGGATGGTCCCGATCACGCCGGCGTCGGCGATGCCCGCCGTGTGCACGACCCCGGTCAGCGGGCGGCCGGCCCGGCGCGTCTCGGCGAGCAGTGCGGCGACCGCGTCGCGGTCGGTGACGTCACACGAGGCGACCCTGACGTCGGCGGCGCCGAGCCCGGTCAGCTCGGCCACCAACTCGGCGGCTCCTCCGGCTGCCCGGCCCCGCCTGCTGGCCAGCACCAGATGGCGTACGCCGTGCCGGGCGACCAGGTGCCGGGCCAGCAGCCCGCCGAGCGAGCCCGTGCCGCCGGTGATCAGGACAGTACCCTCCGGGTCCAACTCCACGGGCGTCTTGGCCGCCGGTGCGGACCGGTGGGGCGCCGCCGCGGTGGCGCGGGTGAGCCGGGGGATGTACAACGTCTCGCCGCGCAAGGCCAGTTCGGGCTCCGTGTCGGACAGCAGCCGGCGCAGAACACGGTCGAGGGTGCCGTCGGCGGCCAGGCCGGGGGTGGTGCCGGGCCGCAGGCCCGGGTCGAGGTCGAGCAGCACGATCCGGTCGGGGTTCTCGGACTGGGCGGCCCGGATGAGGCCCCAGACCGCGCCGCCCGCCGGGTCGCTCACCGCGCCGTCGGCACCGGCCGGAACCGCGCCCCGCGTGGCCACGACGAGCCGGGTCGGCTCCAGGTCGGGGGTTGCCAGCCAGGCCTGCACGGCCGCCAGCACCCGGTTCGTCAGGGCCAGCGCCGGATCGCCCACGCCGTCGCCATGGCCCTGGTCCTGGGCCTGGACCCGGACCTGCGCCTGGGCCTGGGCCTGGGCCTGTGCCCGTTCCTGGTCCTGTAGTGCCTGGTCCTGTGCCTGGTCCTGTGCCTGGTCCACCATGGCGTCCAGCACGATCAGCGCGGGAAGCTCCTCCGCCGCCGTGCTCGCGCTGTCCGCCAGGGCGGTGACATCGTCGGCGGACCACACCCCGGCCCAGGACAGCGGCTCGTCGGACACCGTGTCGGCCATGGCCGATTCGGTCCAGTCGACGCGGAACAGCGAGTCGTCGCTCGCCGTGCCCACGGCGGCCTCAAGCTGGTCGGCGGACAGCGGCCGAAGTTCCGCCGACTCCGCCCGCAGCACCAGCCCGCCGGCCTGGTCGACCGCTTCCAGGGCCAGGGCGTCCCGGCCGTGCGGCGTGATCCGCACGCGCAGGGCCGTGGCCCCGACGGCGTGCAGCCCGAGCCCGCGCCAGGTCAGGTACTGCCACACCCGCGGACCGCCGTCGGCCAGGGCCGCGTCCAGCAGCGCCGGGTGCAGAGCGGCGTCCAACAGCGCCGGGTGGAGCCCGAACCGGCCGGCCTCCTCACGCTCTTCCTCATGCACGGCGACCTCGGCGAGGATCTCCTCACCGTGCCGCCAGAGCGCCCGTACGGCCTGGAAGAGGGACCCATGCTCGTAACCGCGCCGGACCAGACCGCCGTACAGCGCCTTCACGTCGACGCGCTGGGCGCCGGGCGGCGGCCAGGCGCCGAAGTCGCCCCGCGGGGTCTCCCCGGGCTTGGGCGTCGCCGTCAGTACGCCGGTGGCGTGCCGGACCCAGGCCTCCGCGCCGCCGACCTCGCCGGCGTCCTCCCGTGTCGAGTACACGGTGACCGCACGGCAGCCGTCCTCGTCCACACCACCGACGGCGACCTGGAGGCGCGCCGCGCCCTGCTCCGGCAGCACCAGCGGTGCCACGACGTCGAGTTCGTCCACGGTCCCGCAGCCGACCTCGTCACCGGCCCGTACGGCAAGCTCCACAAGCGCCGCCGCGGGGACGAGGGTCACTCCGCCGACGGTGTGGTCCGCCAGCCAGGGGTGCGTGCGCAGAGACAGTCGTGAGGTGCACAACACGCCCCCCGTCTCGGGTACTTCCACGACCGCGCCGAGCAGGGGGTGGTCGGCCCGGGCCTGCCCGAGGGAGGCGGCGTCCGCCACCGGAGCGGGCTTGAGCCAGTAGTGCCGGTGCTCGAAGGCGTACGTCGGCAACTCCACGTCCGCCGCCCCGGCACCCTCGGGCAGCACACCCGTCCAGTCGACCGCCACACCCTTGACGAACACCTCGGCCAGCGACATCAACAACCGCCGCAGCCCACCCTCATCACGACGCAGGGAACCCACGACGACAACAGCCTCGGACCCCGATTCGTCCACCACCTCGTTCACCGGCTGCACCAGCACGGGATGCGCACTGGACTCCACGAACACCGAATGCCCCTCAGCCAGCAAGGAGGCGATCGCCGGCCCGAAACGCACCTGACCACGCAGGTTGCGGTACCAGTAACCACCGTCCAGGACACCCGCCTCACGCACCCACCCACCGGTCACCGTCGAGAAGAACGGCACCACCGGCGCCTGACCGCGAATCTCCGCGAACGCCTCCCCCAACGCCCCCTCGATCGCCTCCACATGACGGGTATGCGACGCATAGTCCACCGCGACGCGCCGGACGCGCACGCCCTCGGCCTCCAGCACGGCCAACGCCTCGTCCAGAGCCTCGGCGTCACCGGCGATCACCACCGACGACGGACCGTTGACGGCAGCGACCTCGACCCGCCCCTCCCACGCGGCGATCCGGGCAGCGGCATCCGCCTCGGACAGCGCCACGGAAGCCATGCCGCCCCGGCCCGCCAGCTCCCCCGCGATCACCTGACTACGCACCGCGACGATCCGCGCCGCATCCTCCAACGACAACGCACCCGCCACACAGGCGGCCGCGATCTCACCCTGCGAATGCCCGACCACCGCATCCGGAACAACACCCACGGACGCCCACACAGCCGCCAGCCCCACCATCACCGCGAAACTCGCCGGCTGCACGACATCGACGCGGGCGACGAGACCGGCGTCGGCCTCACCCCGCAGCACGGCCAGCAGATCCCAGTCCACCCACGGCTCCAACGCCCGGGCACACTCCCCGACCCGCTCGGCGAACACCGCCGAGGATTCAAGCAGCTCCCGCCCCATACCCAGCCACTGCGAACCCTGACCGGGGAAGACCAGCACCGTCCGCCCGGCGGCAGCCACCGCACCCGTCACCACCGCGGGACTGTTCTCCCCGTTCGCCAGCGCACCCAGGCCGGTCGTCGCCTCGTCACGGGAACCCGCGACGATCACGGCCCGCTCGGTCAACAGGGTCCGCTGGGTGACGAGCGCGCCCGCGATGTCGGCGAGGGGCGTGTCCGTCTGGGCGACGAGCGCCGCCAGGCGCCCGGCCTGGCCCGCCACCGCGCCCTCGGTGGCCGCGGACACCACCAGCGGAACCGCCGACGGAACGACGGACGGAACCACCCGGTCGGCCGGTGCCGTCAGCTCCCCGGCCGGTTCCTCCGGGGCTTCCTCCAGGATCAGGTGGGCGTTGGTGCCGCTGACGCCGAAGGAGGACACGCCGGCCCGGCGGGGGCGGCCGGTCCGGGGCCAGTCGCGTTCCTCGGTCAGCAGCTCGACGGTCCCGGCCGACCAGTCGACCTGGGAGGAGGGGGTGTCGACGTGCAGCGTGGCCGGCAGCACGCCGTACCGCATCGCCTGCACCATTTTGATGACACCGGCGACTCCGGCGGCGGCCTGCGTGTGTCCGATGTTGGACTTCAGGGAGCCCAGCCAGAGGGGCTGTTCGCGGTCCTGGCCGTAGGTGGCGAGCAGGGCCTGCGCCTCGATCGGGTCGCCGAGGACGGTGCCCGTGCCGTGGCCCTCGACCGCGTCGACGTCGGCGGAGGTCAGGCCCGCGTCGGCCAGCGCCTTGCGGATGACGCGCTGCTGCGAGGGGCCGTTCGGGGCGGTCAGGCCGTTGGACGCGCCGTCCTGGTTCACGGCGGACGCACGGACGACGGCGAGGACCCGGTGGCCGTTGCGACGGGCGTCGGACAGGCGCTCCAGGACGACGACACCGGCGCCCTCCGCCCACCCGGTGCCGTCGGCGGCGTCCGCGTACGACTTGCAGCGCCCGTCCGAGGCCAGCGCCCGCTGCCGCGAGAACTGCATGAACATGCCGGGGCCGGCCATGACGGTCGCGCCGCCGGCCAGGGCCATGGAGCACTCACCGCGCCGCAGCGCCTGGGCGGCCAGATGCATGGCGACCAGGGACGAGGAGCAGGCGGTGTCCACGGTCACCGCCGGGCCCTCGAGACCGAAGACGTACGAGATGCGACCCGAGGCCACGCTCCCGGTGGTGCCGGTCCCGGTGAAGCCCTCCAGCTCCGGCGGGACCGGGCCGCCGGTCGCGTACCCCTCGTTGATGACGCCCACGAAGACACCGACGTCGGAGCCCTTGAGGGTGGCCGCGTTCAGTCCCGCCCGTTCCAGTGCCTCCCACGACATCTCCAGCAACAGCCGCTGCTGCGGGTCCATCGCCAACGCCTCACGCGGGGAGATCCCGAAGAGGCCCGCGTCGAAGAGGGCCGCGTCGTGCAGGAACCCGCCCTGGTCGACGTAGGACTTGCCCGTCTTGTCGGGGTCGGCGTCGAACAGTTCCTCCAGGTCCCAGCCCCGGTCGGTGGGGAACCCCGAGACGCCGTCCCCACCTTCCCGGACCAGTCGCCACAGGTCGTCGGGGCCGGTCACCCCGCCGGGCAGCCGGCATGCCATGCCCACGATCGCGATCGGCTCCGCCTTCTCGGCCTCGAGTTCACGGACGCGTTGCTGGGAGCGGCGCGCGTCGGCGAGAACGCGCTTGAGGTAGTCGCGAAGCTTGCTTTCATCCGCCATTGCGGGTCAGCTCCTAGTGGGGCTAAGGCGTCAGTAACTGCGGGGCTGGCGTGGACATGGGCTACGGGCGGTGCCGGGCGGCCGGCCGCCGGCTAATGGCCGAACTCCGTGTCGATGAGGTCGAAGAGTTCGTCGTCCGACGCGAAGTCCAGGCCCTGCTCGGCTTGCTGGTCCGTGCCGCTCGCCGTGGACCAGGTGGTCAGCAGGCCCTGGAGCCGGGTGGCGACCTGGGCGCGGGTGGCGTCGTCGGAAGCAGTGTCG contains:
- a CDS encoding type I polyketide synthase, translating into MADESKLRDYLKRVLADARRSQQRVRELEAEKAEPIAIVGMACRLPGGVTGPDDLWRLVREGGDGVSGFPTDRGWDLEELFDADPDKTGKSYVDQGGFLHDAALFDAGLFGISPREALAMDPQQRLLLEMSWEALERAGLNAATLKGSDVGVFVGVINEGYATGGPVPPELEGFTGTGTTGSVASGRISYVFGLEGPAVTVDTACSSSLVAMHLAAQALRRGECSMALAGGATVMAGPGMFMQFSRQRALASDGRCKSYADAADGTGWAEGAGVVVLERLSDARRNGHRVLAVVRASAVNQDGASNGLTAPNGPSQQRVIRKALADAGLTSADVDAVEGHGTGTVLGDPIEAQALLATYGQDREQPLWLGSLKSNIGHTQAAAGVAGVIKMVQAMRYGVLPATLHVDTPSSQVDWSAGTVELLTEERDWPRTGRPRRAGVSSFGVSGTNAHLILEEAPEEPAGELTAPADRVVPSVVPSAVPLVVSAATEGAVAGQAGRLAALVAQTDTPLADIAGALVTQRTLLTERAVIVAGSRDEATTGLGALANGENSPAVVTGAVAAAGRTVLVFPGQGSQWLGMGRELLESSAVFAERVGECARALEPWVDWDLLAVLRGEADAGLVARVDVVQPASFAVMVGLAAVWASVGVVPDAVVGHSQGEIAAACVAGALSLEDAARIVAVRSQVIAGELAGRGGMASVALSEADAAARIAAWEGRVEVAAVNGPSSVVIAGDAEALDEALAVLEAEGVRVRRVAVDYASHTRHVEAIEGALGEAFAEIRGQAPVVPFFSTVTGGWVREAGVLDGGYWYRNLRGQVRFGPAIASLLAEGHSVFVESSAHPVLVQPVNEVVDESGSEAVVVVGSLRRDEGGLRRLLMSLAEVFVKGVAVDWTGVLPEGAGAADVELPTYAFEHRHYWLKPAPVADAASLGQARADHPLLGAVVEVPETGGVLCTSRLSLRTHPWLADHTVGGVTLVPAAALVELAVRAGDEVGCGTVDELDVVAPLVLPEQGAARLQVAVGGVDEDGCRAVTVYSTREDAGEVGGAEAWVRHATGVLTATPKPGETPRGDFGAWPPPGAQRVDVKALYGGLVRRGYEHGSLFQAVRALWRHGEEILAEVAVHEEEREEAGRFGLHPALLDAALHPALLDAALADGGPRVWQYLTWRGLGLHAVGATALRVRITPHGRDALALEAVDQAGGLVLRAESAELRPLSADQLEAAVGTASDDSLFRVDWTESAMADTVSDEPLSWAGVWSADDVTALADSASTAAEELPALIVLDAMVDQAQDQAQDQALQDQERAQAQAQAQAQVRVQAQDQGHGDGVGDPALALTNRVLAAVQAWLATPDLEPTRLVVATRGAVPAGADGAVSDPAGGAVWGLIRAAQSENPDRIVLLDLDPGLRPGTTPGLAADGTLDRVLRRLLSDTEPELALRGETLYIPRLTRATAAAPHRSAPAAKTPVELDPEGTVLITGGTGSLGGLLARHLVARHGVRHLVLASRRGRAAGGAAELVAELTGLGAADVRVASCDVTDRDAVAALLAETRRAGRPLTGVVHTAGIADAGVIGTIRPEQVAQVFAPKVTAVRHLDELTRELVPELAAFVVFSSVSSVFLGAGTGSYAAANAFLDAVAHQRQAAGFPATSLAWGLWDQATGGMAAGMDDLTRSRMNRRGGVLPMSPEEGMNLFDAALGTGEALLVPARLDLRQLRTDAGAGRAIPTLLRGLVRTGRQTVRAAAGESGGGLADRLAGLGAVEQEALLLDLVRTHAATVLGHAGPEGIKQDTAFRDSGFDSLTSVELRNRLRDATGLKLAATVVFDHPNPLSLARHLHGELGETVSVPPTVTLSAPADPDEPIAIVGMACRLPGGVDTPDALWRLVTEGRDAMSGFPDDRGWDLSGFFSDDPDRTGTSYVSQGGFLYDAALFDAAFFGISPREALAMDPQQRLLLETSWEALERAGLDPTSLKGTDVGVFSGLMGQGYGTSGPVPPELEGFTGTGGMGSVASGRVAYVFGFEGPAVTVDTACSSSLVAIHLAAQALRNGECSMALAGGATVMATPGTFVEFSRQRGLASDGRCKSYADAADGTGWAEGAGVVVLERLSEARRKGHRVLAVVRGSAVNQDGASNGLTAPNGPSQQRVIRRALANAGLTPADVDAVEGHGTGTVLGDPIEAQALLATYGQDREQPLWLGSLKSNIGHTQMAAGVAGVIKMVQAMQHGVLPATLHVDTPTSQVDWADGAVELLTEARAWPEVSRPRRAGVSGFGVSGTNAHVILEQAPQEDVTEPVVAPVDGMIPVVVSARGAGALTGQAGRLAEFVRRTGAPLTAVAGALVSRRATLSERAVVVAGTPEEAVAGLETLAVGGTSPLVVTGTDTGGRSVFVFPGQGSQRVGMGAELYERYPVFARALDEACAALDAQLAGAVGHSVRDVVFGAGEGLLDRTVFTQAGLFAVESALFRLVESWGVRPDVVAGHSIGEVVAAHVAGVLSLTDAAVLVAARGRLMQALPSGGAMVAVAASEAEVGEHLGAGVDLAAVNGPASVVLSGDEDAVVAVADRLREQGRRVKRLTVSHAFHSALMEPMLAEFGEVLSGLTWNEPAVPVVSNVTGELAEPGQLSDPAYWVDHVRRPVRFADGIAASGGSVFLELGPGGALAGAIGECAAEDAVSVPALRDDRDEAQTLLVAVAHLFVRGAGVNWAATLPKGATEARVDLPTYAFDHRHFWLPAAPVTDATALGQGTADHPLLGAVVEVPETGGVLFTSRLSLRTHPWLADHAVGGVVLVPGTGLVELAVRAGDEVGSGVLDELVIEAPLVVPEHGGVRVQVAVGGPDDSGLRTVSVYSAREDTVGEIGSDVWTRHATGTLITTLTTTGTGMFDFTAWPPLGAEQVEVDVDAFYSGLIEQGYTYGPVFQGLRAVWRRGDEVYAEVALPDGQREEAARFGIHPALLDAALHANGFVAPADAPAPGDGPRTVLPFAWRRLALHASGASALRVRVAPSGPDAVSVQAADETGDPVLTTESLVFRAVSAEQLQAAAGAPGADALFRVEWTDLPAPARAGTPAPSWARVANAADLAGPAVTDAVPEVLVVPADGPGDALDRTSHVLDVLRAWLADERLAESRLVVVTRGAVPADGEETVTDPAGAAVWGLVRAAQAENPDRIVLIDTDDTAHTGISPATDSTASRETVHDTTQPEADESLAVLLATALAAGEPQVALRGTAVRAPRLVRAAPVGAGADGAPWDPQGTVLVTGGTGSLGALLARHLVERRGVRHLLLASRRGPDAAGARELVADLTALGAATVRVAACDIADREAVAALLDSVPDDRPLTAVLHTAGVLDDGVIGTLDRERLAHVFAPKVVAVRHLDELTRERAPRLAEFAVFSSAAGLFGSAGQGNYAAANAWLDAAMARRRAAGLPARSLAWGPWEQTTGMTTGTEAAARTRGNRRGGVLPLTPQEGMALLDAALAGDDTLLVPVKLDLRAVRAEAATGTGVPPLLRQLVRAGRQSARATAGDGGDGLLRRLAGLDRDRQEALLLDVVRDHVAGVLGHAGADGVSAETAFKDAGFDSLTSVELRNRLRGATGVNLSATVVFDYPTPLALARHLHAELAPERPGHRPAAEADEELLRHALLALPLERFREAGLLDALVELAAHEPGAPAPGEPDTAQGALADLDVDDLVQLALGDGESLEG